The genomic segment CCCGCAGCCGGTCCCAGCTGGCCCGGCCCGGCACCCCGTCCGCGTCGGCGCCCCGGTAGCCGAGCCGGTGCTGCCAGACGGCGTACGAGGCGCGGTCGGCCTCGGTCCAGACGGGCCCGGGTCCGACCTCGTACCGCCCGCAGCCTTCCTTGACGAGGCGTCGCCCGACCGCGGTGAACAGCGCGCTGTGGCGGCCGATCGCGAAGAAGGCGGCCCCGGGAAACGGTTCGTACGCGGTGCCTTCGCCGCCTTCGCCGCCCGGCGCGTCGGAGCCGAGCCGCTTGGCGACCCGCCCCCGCATCACCGGCATCGAGAAGGCCGGGTCGATCTTGCGCCGGGTCCACTCCTTGTGGCCGATGACGCTCGCGCCCGACCAGCCGTGCGCCCGGCACAGCGCGGCGGAGAGGCGTTCGACCGTGTCGAGCTGGGCCGCGGGGAACGGATCACGCCCGTTGCCGAGGTTCTCGATCTCGAAGCCGTAGAAACGGGCGTTGCCGTCCACGGCGTCGGGCCCCGGCCGGGACGGCAGCGTCTTCGACCTCTGCACCGCGTCGAGCACCGCGGTCGAACCGCTGCCCGCGTGGTTGGTGCGGCCGTACCCGACCAGATGGAGCGTGCCGTCCTTGCCGATGAGCCCGATGCAGAGCGGCCCCGGCAGATCCGGCATGCCGCGGCGGCAGAGGGCGAGGCTGTCGCGCCCTGCCGTGTGGTGCAGCATGACGCCGTGCACGGGGCCCCAGGAGCCCTTGTGGTTACGGTTGTGCGTCCTCCAGTTGCCGTGTTCTCTCATGCGGACGCCCTCGCCGCGCAGGGCGCGGACGAGGGCGTCGGGGGACAGAGGCGTGGCCATGAGGCCTCCCCGGTGTGCGTCAGATCAGGGACGTGACAGATCAGGTCAGATCAGGGACGTGATGGTGAGGTAGCGGTTGCTGAGGGTGAGGGTGCCCGCGGTGGTGCGGTAGGCGCCGGTCACGGTGTAGGCGGCGCCCGGCGTGAGGCCGCTGAGCGGGTACTGCATGCTCGCCGTGACCTGGTTCGTGCCGCCGACGACGGCCGCGCGGCCGTCGGCCGCGGCGCTGACGACCCGGGTGCCCTGCTTCACGTTGGCCGAGAAGTACGCGAGGCCGGCCGCGCTGTTGTTGAAGCGGGCGCCGACCGTGAGGACGACGGTGCCGTACGGCGGGGCGATGAACGTGAAGGCGAAGGGCTCGGTGGCGCCGGTGAGCGTCTCGACGTACGCCGTCGATGTCGTCGTACCGCTCAGAGTGCTCGACCAGTGCCCCGGGCCGAGGGAGAGCGGGGCCCACAGCTTGCCGGTGGTGAAGTAGTAGTGCCGGCCCGGGTTGTTGAGCCAGGCGATCATGCCCGGGATCGGGTCGGTCACCTTCGCGTCCCGGGCCGCGGCGTCGGCGAACCGCAGCACGGTGCGGCCGTCGACGGCCTCGGCGAGGGACTGCAGGTGGACGGGGATGTCGGCGTTGTCGGCGGGCTGCGGGTAGGGCAGGTTGCCGAGGGGGGTGAGAGCGACCATGGGCTCGTTTCCTCCAGATACGACGGGTACGCGCGGGTGTTGGGGATCAGCCTTCGATGGGCAGCGGCAGCAGCTGGCTCGGGTCGGGACCTTCGTCGCCCGCCTCCACGAGGGGGTCGTCGATCTGGATGGGTCCCGGCGGCGGCTCGTAGCCGTCGACCGACGGCAGCTCCTCCTCGTTTTCGCTCACGCCGTGTCTCCCGGTGTGTTCAGCAGGGTCCGGTAGCTGATCGCCTGTTTGGTGAGGGCGTCGAGCGTCGCGTACTGCGCGGTGAGCCGCTGGTATTTGCGCTGTTGGCCGTACGTCGGGTCGACCGGCGCGTCGGGGGTGAGCCCGTCGTCGGCCGGCACGCCGTTGAACGCGGTGCCGCGCAGGGTGAGGGTCTGCTGCGGCGTGCTGCCGGCCGCGTGCGTGGTGCGGATGCCCACCACCCAGGCCAGCGTGTCGAGTTCGGCGCCCGCCGTGTCGACCACCCGGACCACGTCGCCGAGCTGGATGCGCGGATCGTGCAGGACCTCGACGTCGCCGAGGAGCGGCACGGGGTAGCGGCCGGCGGTGATCATGGCCTTCGTGAGGACCACCGCGGTGTCGACCGTCTGCACCCAGTCGGCGGAGGGTGCCGTGTACTGCTGCTTTCCGTAGCGCTCCTGACTGGGCAGGTTGTCCAGCGCGTACGAGCGCAGCTTCGGATCGGCCGAGCGCTTGAGCGGCTGGAGCCGGACGGAGGGCTTGCCGTCCTTCGTCACCGTCCACAAGGTGGACGCGGTGTGGTTGGCGAACCGCACGGAGTACGTCGGACCGTCCCGCCAACAGCTCACCGTGACATCGCCCTTGACCGATGTTCCCCCGGTCTTCGCGGTGCCGAAGCGCACCTGGTGCCCCTCGCCGGAGACGGAGTCGTCCAGGACGCCGGGCGGTCCGACCTCGGTGTCGTCCTCGGCCATGGCGTACTGCACGACGATCGCCGAGTTCGGCTTGATCTCCCGTACCACCGTGTCCAGGATCGGCTCGCCGGCCACCGCCTTGATCCCGTTCCAGTCCTGGTAGGGCTGCTCGCAGTGGTTGCGGCACGCGTCGATCTCCTCGGTCACGGTGAGCGAGGAGATGTCCCGGCGCGTGGTGACGGTCAGGTCGGGAACGGCAGGCACCTTGGTGAACCGCGAGGGACCGCGCCAGCGGAAAACGCCCTGCTCGTCGAATTCGGCGGTGGACATGCTGGCCCGGGCGATCTCGGTGATCGCGTCCCACTGGGACCCCGACACCTTCGGAACGTCGAAGAGCGGCAGCTCAGGAGTGTCGAGGACGGCGCCCTTCGTCCACTGGCCCCGCTGCTCCCACTCCTCCGGCGGGTAGGTGGCGGTGTCGGTCCAGACCCGTTCGGTGACCTGGACGCACTCGACCGCCATGTCGGTCTTCAGGTTGACCTGCTGCAGCTCGGAGACCGGCTGCCAGGCGATCTCCTTGTCGAAGATGCTCTTCGCGCCGACCCGGTACCTGCCGTCGGGCTGGGTGAGGCGCGGCTGCACGGTCGGGGCGACGACCGTGCCGGTCGACGTCGTGTCCACCATGAACCCGAGGTGCCAGACCCCCCGCAGGGAGGCCAGTGTGTCGATGGGCCAGGGCGGCAGCACCTGCTCGCCGACACCGTTGGTCCCGGACGCGATGTGCACCATGCCGGTGGCGATGTCGAACGTCGCCTTCAGGTAGCCGGTGCGCGTCCCCGACTGGTCGAACACCGCCGACATCTCGATCATGTTGCCCCGCGCGAGCGCCGTGTTGACCCAGCACTCCACCTGGAACACGTTGCCCGGCACGGTGAACCGCGAGCGCGGCATCCACGACGCCTCAAGACCGGCGGCCTTCGGCATCAGGGCCATCTCGAAGGGCGCGCCCTCACGGATCCAGTCGTACGTCGACGGGCTCGGCACGTACTCGGGCTGTCCGTACGTCGCGTTGAAGCCGCCGTGCAGGGAGGCGTAGAGCGCGGTGAACGGTTTCGTGTCGGCCAGGTCGACGGCCGGGGCGCGCGGCGGCGGACAGCTGTGGATGCCGCCCTGGCGCAGGAGTTCGTCGACGCACCACGTCGCGGTGGCGACGGGCCTGCCCCACATGTACCCGTGGTACGGCCGCGGCAGATAGGCCGGCCCCCGCAGCCGCTCCGCCCCGTCCAGTGCCTGCACGGTGACGGTGTCGCTGCCGGAGGCCGCCGTGCGCGAGCGGACGGTGCCGCGGAAGGCGGGCACGGTGCGCCCGCCCGCCCCCGCCGTGTGGACGACGGACTGTCCGGGGCGTACGAGATCACCGGTGAGCCGGTCCGCCCAGGCGGAGTAGAGCCGGGGCGCGGGCACGCCTTCCGTGCCGCCGAGCAACAGCTCCAGCTGAGCGGAGGCGCTGCCCGAAACGGCGCGCATCGCCTCGGGGAGGTCCGTCGCGTACGCCCGTTCGACCTTCCACGACTGGACCTGCGGGCCGACCTCCTTGCCGCCGAGGCGGGTGGAGTGGGTCGGCACGCGCTCGGGTGCGGACAGGGCCCGGTCGAGGACCTCGTCAGAGCGCTGCATCGCGGACCTCCACGAGGTCGAGACTGACGTTGCGGTACGGCAGCCTGGCCGAGGGGACATCCGTATACGCCGTGACCACCATGGCCGGGCAGCCGTCGCCGAGCGCGTGCGCGACGGGCTCTTCGCCGAGGGTGAGGCAGCCGCCCGCGAGCCCGAACAGGCCGACGGCGCCGGGCCGTGCGACGGGAGTGACGTAGGCGGCGCCCTCGGGGACGACGGCGGTGACGGAGGCGCCAATGGTGTGGCTGCTGCTGAGGTACTTCCCGTCCGCCGCCTTCCAGTCCAGCTGGGCGGTGGCGGTGGCCGGGTCCCAGCCGGCCGGAAGCAGCCAGGACGCCCGCATGCCGGGCACGACAGGCCAGCCGGACCACACCCCGTGGATCCACCCGACGGCGGCGCCCACTTCCCGGCAGTCGACGGTGGTCACGCCCTCGGCGTTCCTGGCCAGCGCGATGTCGCCGTTCATGGTGAACCAGTGGTCCCAGCCGCCCGGGATCTCCGACTGCCCGGCCGCCTGATAGGGGTCGAGGAGATTGACGGAGGCGGGGTCGAGGACGACGAGCGGGCCGCGTCCGGTGCCGACGCGGCGGGCGAGCCGGACGAGGTGCTGGGCGTCCTCGGGCTCCAGCCACTCGAAGGAGAGCTTGAGACGGCGGATGGTACGGGTGGGCGCGAAGGTGGTGACACGACCTTCGAGCGCCTTGAACTCGGTGACGTTGAGCTCGGCGGTACGCTCCCAGCTCTTCGCCGCCTGCCGGATCTCCCGGAGCCTGCCGGGGGCTCCGATCCACAGGTTCCTGGCCATGGAGTCCTCCTGTTCTGTTGTGGGTTCGCGGGGTGGCCGACGGCTAGCGGCGGGCGAGGGCGCGCTGCCCGGCGAAGACGGCGCGGGCGATGGTCTGCGAGTCGACGTCGACGTGCACGGGCCGGTCGGCGAGGCGCTCCATGGCCTCGGCGAGGCGGCGCAGGGCGACGGCGTTGCCGCCACCGTTGCTGATCATCCGTTCGAGCCGGGAGAGCGGGATGACGGCTTCGCTCTCGCCCGCCTCACCGACGAGCGCGAGCGTGCCGCCGTTGCGGGCCTGGACGATGCCGCCCTGGGCGAGGTGGGGCACGGGCACGTGAAGCCGAGGGAAGCCGAACGACTTCCCTCCCCACTTCGGCACCCAGCCGGGGATGGAGATCTTGATCCCGGCGAGGACGCCGAACACTCCGTTGAGGGCGGTGGCGAGCCCCTTGATCGGGGTCAGGATCAGGTTGCCGAGCCCCTTGACCAAGGGCTTGATGAAGTCCACGGCCACACGCGTGCCGGACTTGATGCCCTTCCAGGCGGCGTCCATCCCGCGCTTGAGGGCGGCGGTGACCTTGTCCATGTTCACGAACTGGGCGATCAGCGGGGCGGCGAGCGTCATGATCAGCCCGAAGGGGCTGGACGCCATGGCGAGGTTGAGCCCCTTCTGCGCGGTGCTCGCCCCCTTGAGGCCCTTGCCCAGGTTGCCCATGGACTTGCCGCCCTTGTCGGCGTTCTTGCCGGCCTTGCCGACGGACTTGTCGACGGCGTCGGCCTGACGCTTCACGTCACGCAGGGCGTTCTTGGCCTTGTCGGCGGAGCCGCGCAGCTTGTCGAGCGAGCTCTTGAATTTGTCGGACTCCTTCTTCGCCTTCCCGAGGGACCCGTCGGCGGTCTTGAGCCCGCTGTGCAGCTGCTT from the Streptomyces venezuelae genome contains:
- a CDS encoding peptidoglycan-binding protein → MATPLSPDALVRALRGEGVRMREHGNWRTHNRNHKGSWGPVHGVMLHHTAGRDSLALCRRGMPDLPGPLCIGLIGKDGTLHLVGYGRTNHAGSGSTAVLDAVQRSKTLPSRPGPDAVDGNARFYGFEIENLGNGRDPFPAAQLDTVERLSAALCRAHGWSGASVIGHKEWTRRKIDPAFSMPVMRGRVAKRLGSDAPGGEGGEGTAYEPFPGAAFFAIGRHSALFTAVGRRLVKEGCGRYEVGPGPVWTEADRASYAVWQHRLGYRGADADGVPGRASWDRLRVPRS